Proteins encoded within one genomic window of Hermetia illucens chromosome 2, iHerIll2.2.curated.20191125, whole genome shotgun sequence:
- the LOC119647948 gene encoding probable serine hydrolase isoform X5 encodes MHSEDQAKQREYTEVTVKLPWGHISGKWWGPQVGRPILALHGWQDNAGTFDTLIPLLPPQIGILAIDLPGHGRSSWFPNGLMYHISDLVNVVLMIMKEYSWEKVSILAHSLGSIVAFQLAGIFPEKVDLLIGIDTYKPTRHSEDNFTVTMERIIASFLIFDDRNCNSNEPPSYSYEKCIEKVFIGSEKSVDRGKCAYLVERNVRKSAKLPDKLYFAQDSRVKAMNPGVWPDKQICDLLAHISCPVLFIKASDTKYFDESAFEEHLKILRKNPRFEFHGVLGTHHVHLNEPQKVSGIISQFLMKHLTTTAKL; translated from the exons ATGCACAGTGAAGATCAAGCAAAACAAAGAGAG TATACGGAAGTTACCGTTAAACTCCCTTGGGGCCACATTTCGGGCAAATGGTGGGGACCACAAGTCGGACGCCCAATACTCGCCCTACATGGCTGGCAAGACAACGCTGGAACATTTGACACACTCATCCCGTTGCTTCCGCCACAAATCGGCATTCTTGCTATTGATCTACCTGGTCATGGACGATCATCATGGTTCCCCAACGGACTTATGTATCACATCTCGGACCTTGTTAACGTTGTATTAATGATCATGAAAGAGTACAGTTGGGAAAAAGTTTCGATCCTTGCACATTCGCTAGGTTCCATTGTAGCGTTTCAACTAGCGGGGATATTTCCAGAGAAAGTCGATCTTCTAATCGGGATAGATACGTATAAACCCACAAGACACTCCGAGGATAACTTCACAGTTACAATGGAACGTATAATCGCctcttttttaattttcgatGATAGGAATTGCAACAGTAATGAACCCCCCAGCTATTCATatgaaaaatgcattgaaaAGGTTTTTATTGGATCTGAAAAGTCAGTAGATCGTGGTAAATGTGCATACCTTGTTGAAAGAAATGTAAGGAAGTCTGCCAAGCTTCCCGATAAATTATATTTCGCACAAGATAGCCGAGTGAAAGCAATGAATCCCGGCGTATGGCCTGATAAACAGATATGTGACTTACTTGCTCATATCAGTTGTCCAGTTTTATTCATCAAAGCATCAGATACAAAATATTTTGACGAATCAGCTTTTGAAGAACACTTGAAAATTTTGAGGAAGAATCCGCGATTCGAGTTTCATGGAGTCTTAGGTACGCACCACGTGCATCTGAATGAACCCCAAAAAGTAAGTGGAATTATCAGCCAATTCTTGATGAAGCACTTAACCACGACAGCGAAGCTCTAA